The sequence below is a genomic window from Saccopteryx leptura isolate mSacLep1 chromosome 10, mSacLep1_pri_phased_curated, whole genome shotgun sequence.
tcacaaaacaaaggataaaaagggaactaactgcctccagtctttctgagggacatggaggataggaccagtgtaaacaatccagcaccacagctaacatggagctGTGGAGGAAAACAGCCTTGAGCAACTtcactaagcaagtgaggtggggggctgggcagactgccagcttactgccagttccccacacctctgcccccAAAAACCTAAACTGCAAAGCCTGTCGCCTTGCAGTCCCCAACACTAATAGAACCGATTTTAAACTCCTGGCTTCCAGAACTCAGCGCATTTCTGTTCTTCTAAATAATTTGTTACAATAGCCATAGGGAACTAATACATAGGTGATATTGAATAGATTCATCAAAAGATGTCAAATTGTggctaaaaaaactaaaaagcagaATACTTAGTCTTAAAGTATCTTTCCTCAAGACACtaattacaaaaggaaaataactGGCTTTGCAGTGGAGAAGCCAGAAAGATGCCGCCTTATCCAAATGATCAAGGTAACAAGTCATCCTGACATCACGACTTGATAGGATGCACTTCTAATGGTCAAGATCTTCCTAGGGCCTCCCTGATGCCCTTTTCAAGAATGGGGCTTATTAAGGGCAACCTGTGTCCAGTACCCAAGAGGCCAAATTCCGAAGATGTGGCAGTGGTACAGGAATGACAAGAGAGTTCATGTGAAAAAATACATTATGAGAACACCCACAAAAAACCCTAATGCTGAACTTTGCTTGTTTTTGATAGCCACATTTATAAACTTGGAACATCtagaattcaaaatgaattagtGGCAGTTCTTTATTATATAGAGCTCATTTATTCTCAAGACAACCCTAGCGAGTACCCTCATTATTTTTTGGAGCATAAGGGGTGAGTaaaacaaggctcagagaggatAAGGTCACACACCCAGTAAGTGGCACAGAAGACATCAAACTCAAGGCTATCTGGTACTGAGTCTATTTTCTCAAGTTTTAGGACATGCTGCCTCTTACTCAACATAAAATACATTCATCCCAACTGAAGCCTGAGCCTTAAACGTCTAAGGATTTAGGAAAGAAGGGAGGTTTCACACAAGTCTTTCCACACTGGTTGTATCCCAAGTTTTATTCTCCAGCATGAAGCTTCTGATGTCGAACAAGTCCTGAACTGTGCCTAAAGGATTTCCCACATTTGACACATtcataaggcctttctccagtgtggATCCTGTAATGTTGACTAAGGTGCGCTTGCTTGAGGAAAGGTTTTTCGCACTCACTACATTTATAgagcttctctccagtgtgagtttTCTCATGTTCGACAAGCGCAGAGTTCTGAGCAAAGGTTTTACCACATTTATTACAAGTGTAAGGCTTCTCTCCGGAATGAATTCTCAGATGTTGCATGAGGCATGCAGTCTGattaaaggctttcccacattcgtTACACTTAAAAGGTTTATTTCCTGAATGACTTCTCTGATGACGAGTAAGGCATATGCTTTGACTGAAGGCTTTGCCACACTCCTTACatttatatggtttctctccGGTGTGGATCCGCAGGTGTTGAATAAGGGATGGCCTCTGAcaaaaggctttgccacattcattgcatttatagggtttctctccagtgtgaagtCTCAGATGCTGGACAAGGACTGCTTTTGTGTGAAAGGCCTTCTCACATTCACTGCATTTGTAAGGTTTCTCTCCCGTATGAATCCTCAGATGCTCAGTAAGATTTGACTGTTTCCGGAAACAGGTTCCACACTCACTACatacatagggcttctctcctgtgtgaatccTCTGATGCTGAATAAGAGATGATCGCTGCGTAaaggatttcccacattcactacACTCTGAAGGCTTCTTCTGCATGTTCAGTCTCTGATGTTCCATTTGCTGTGGAATCGGACAAGAACTCATGTTGCTTGTAACACAGTGAAGGGGTGTCTGTCCAGTAGGTTCAGATTTAGAAGAAACTTTCAAATTCATGAGAGTTACAAAGTACTTTTTCAAAGATGATTACAGATAGAGTAACTGTTCTGGGAAAGGGCTGTCTGTGTATGAGCATGTGCTGTCCTCTCAACCATTCCTGCAGAATTTCCACTCCTGTTCCTTGTTCAACATGCTTCTTCAATTTCTCCAAATGTGAACTTCTGACGACCaggctctctgcctctccacttcttccTCAAGTCATTTAACACCATGCCATCTGGGTTGGTCTtctctcctgaaaaaaaaattcacaagaaaAATGTCCTCTGTGTAGAAAAGGAACCTGCATGGGAGTCTtgatttttatcctcttttcaattaatacaatattttttcactaatagaaaaataagccctggctggacggcttggttggtcagagcatcatcctgaagcacagaggttgcccgtTTGACCCCcggtcagtcagggcacatagaggaacagattgatgttcctgtctctcactctctccctctgtctaaaatcaataaaataaatattaaaaaagataaaaatagaaaaagaatgacataggaaaaaaatcagaagaggTGGTAGGGAGAAAGATGAAGTAGTGACA
It includes:
- the LOC136382159 gene encoding zinc finger protein 501 isoform X5; amino-acid sequence: MNLKVSSKSEPTGQTPLHCVTSNMSSCPIPQQMEHQRLNMQKKPSECSECGKSFTQRSSLIQHQRIHTGEKPYVCSECGTCFRKQSNLTEHLRIHTGEKPYKCSECEKAFHTKAVLVQHLRLHTGEKPYKCNECGKAFCQRPSLIQHLRIHTGEKPYKCKECGKAFSQSICLTRHQRSHSGNKPFKCNECGKAFNQTACLMQHLRIHSGEKPYTCNKCGKTFAQNSALVEHEKTHTGEKLYKCSECEKPFLKQAHLSQHYRIHTGERPYECVKCGKSFRHSSGLVRHQKLHAGE